A single Candidatus Anaeroferrophillus wilburensis DNA region contains:
- a CDS encoding MgtC/SapB family protein, whose translation MFTYETITYRLLVACLCGALIGIERERHGRAAGLRTHFMVALGSATIMIMSLMILDLHKASANSSILRIDPGRIAAQVITGIGFLGAGAIIHTKRLISGLTTAACLWVAASIGLAAGMGHFFLAGMATVLSLFSLYLLKGFEHLIPKDRYHTIELTCHYHPQLLEVIENMMAAHQIKIISFGYSHDMENNLLVVTIEIRLTQTRLPQGLLDQLHEDNHILKVVWQ comes from the coding sequence ATGTTTACCTATGAGACCATCACCTACCGACTGCTGGTTGCCTGCCTCTGCGGTGCCCTCATCGGCATTGAACGGGAGCGACATGGCCGGGCTGCCGGCCTGAGAACCCATTTCATGGTCGCATTAGGTTCCGCAACCATTATGATCATGTCACTGATGATTCTGGACCTGCACAAGGCTTCTGCCAACAGCAGCATTCTCCGTATCGACCCCGGCCGGATTGCCGCCCAGGTCATCACCGGCATCGGCTTTCTCGGCGCCGGGGCAATCATCCACACCAAACGCCTGATCAGCGGCTTGACGACGGCCGCATGTCTCTGGGTGGCAGCCAGCATTGGTCTGGCGGCAGGCATGGGACACTTTTTCCTCGCCGGCATGGCAACTGTTTTAAGCCTGTTCAGCCTTTACCTGCTGAAGGGGTTTGAGCACCTCATCCCCAAGGACCGCTACCATACCATTGAGCTCACCTGCCACTACCACCCGCAGCTGCTTGAAGTCATCGAAAACATGATGGCCGCCCACCAGATTAAAATCATCTCTTTCGGCTACAGCCATGACATGGAAAACAATCTGCTGGTGGTCACCATTGAAATCCGCCTCACCCAGACCCGGTTGCCACAGGGACTCCTGGACCAGCTGCACGAAGACAACCATATCCTGAAAGTTGTCTGGCAGTAG
- the cysK gene encoding cysteine synthase A: MKIANTLTELTGNTPLVRLGTLSGECGAQIIAKLESFNPLSCVKDRIAVAMIDAAEQSGGLQPGGLIVEPTSGNTGIGLAFVAAARGYRLILTMPDTMSIERRQLLVTLGAEVILTPGAQGMQGAVTRAEEIHRQQPGSIMPQQFLNPANPEIHRQTTALEIWRDTEGQLDILVAGVGTGGTITGCGEVLKEKNPAIQIIAVEPEESAVLSGNPPGAHRIQGIGAGFVPQVLNRELLDEIVQISSDEAAGMTRKLARTEGILAGISSGAAALAALRIGKRPENRGKMIVTIFPDTGERYLSTWIFTES, from the coding sequence ATGAAGATTGCCAACACGCTCACGGAACTGACCGGCAACACCCCCTTGGTCCGGCTGGGGACCCTGTCCGGGGAATGCGGTGCTCAGATCATTGCCAAACTGGAGTCCTTCAATCCCCTTTCCTGCGTCAAAGACCGCATCGCGGTGGCCATGATCGATGCCGCCGAACAGAGCGGCGGTTTGCAACCCGGCGGGCTGATAGTTGAACCCACCAGTGGCAACACCGGCATCGGCCTGGCTTTTGTCGCCGCCGCCCGGGGTTACCGGCTCATCCTGACCATGCCGGATACCATGAGTATTGAACGACGTCAGCTGCTGGTCACCCTTGGGGCTGAAGTCATCCTCACCCCGGGAGCCCAGGGGATGCAGGGAGCGGTAACCAGGGCTGAAGAAATCCACCGGCAGCAGCCGGGCAGCATCATGCCGCAACAATTTCTCAACCCGGCCAACCCGGAAATTCACCGTCAGACAACAGCGCTGGAAATCTGGCGTGATACGGAAGGCCAGCTTGATATCCTGGTGGCCGGCGTCGGCACCGGGGGTACGATCACCGGCTGCGGTGAAGTGCTGAAGGAAAAAAATCCAGCCATCCAGATCATTGCCGTTGAACCGGAAGAATCTGCGGTCCTGTCCGGCAACCCCCCGGGAGCTCACCGAATCCAGGGAATTGGTGCCGGTTTCGTACCCCAGGTATTAAACCGCGAGCTTCTCGATGAGATCGTCCAGATTTCCTCCGATGAGGCGGCCGGCATGACCAGGAAACTGGCCCGCACCGAGGGAATCCTGGCGGGGATTTCGTCCGGTGCCGCTGCCCTGGCTGCCTTACGGATTGGCAAGCGGCCGGAAAACCGGGGAAAAATGATTGTCACCATCTTTCCTGATACCGGTGAACGCTACCTGTCCACCTGGATTTTCACCGAATCATAG